In Rubrivirga marina, the following are encoded in one genomic region:
- a CDS encoding zf-HC2 domain-containing protein codes for MTAPCSRLDDYLDGRLSDADAEAFETHTLSCSTCDAALDEAALDLSALGAVACPPEVVEAALRTARRAPTLAPDRAPAIRQRARRRFSVVPLALVAAVAIAIGVTWDRGEDGPVAPIAEAVVPADEPDALPAEVAPSDPAVSASDTTVEAEPLIPTPQPATPAPRRSAPPPAPEPTALPSDDLVAQADPTPEPAEAEPAEAEPTPAEIEAARDDLALAFHLVADAQTQARAAVRAEATPLSHTIDRALPF; via the coding sequence ATGACTGCCCCGTGCTCCCGTCTCGACGACTACCTCGACGGCCGGCTCTCCGACGCTGACGCCGAGGCCTTCGAGACCCATACCCTCTCCTGCTCCACCTGCGACGCCGCGCTCGACGAGGCCGCGCTCGACCTTTCGGCACTGGGTGCCGTGGCGTGCCCGCCCGAGGTCGTCGAGGCCGCGCTCCGCACCGCTCGGCGGGCGCCAACGCTCGCCCCCGACCGGGCGCCCGCCATCCGTCAACGGGCGCGCCGTCGGTTCTCGGTGGTCCCGCTCGCCCTCGTCGCGGCCGTCGCGATCGCCATCGGGGTAACCTGGGACCGCGGAGAAGACGGCCCGGTCGCACCGATCGCCGAGGCCGTCGTTCCCGCCGACGAGCCGGACGCGCTGCCGGCCGAGGTCGCCCCCTCCGACCCAGCGGTGTCCGCCTCGGACACAACGGTCGAGGCGGAGCCCCTCATCCCGACGCCGCAACCGGCGACGCCGGCTCCGCGCCGCTCCGCGCCCCCCCCGGCGCCCGAGCCCACCGCTCTGCCCTCGGACGACCTCGTTGCGCAGGCCGACCCTACGCCCGAGCCCGCAGAGGCCGAGCCTGCAGAGGCCGAGCCCACACCCGCCGAGATCGAAGCCGCGCGGGACGACCTCGCGCTCGCCTTCCATCTCGTCGCCGACGCGCAGACGCAGGCCCGCGCCGCCGTCCGCGCCGAGGCGACCCCCCTGTCGCACACCATCGACCGAGCTCTCCCCTTCTAG
- a CDS encoding DUF4252 domain-containing protein codes for MRSLILSALAALALPLAVQAQPRPFVVADLDALFDSEPRVEVNLRGALLRLAAEATRSDEPETAALIDGLRGVTVRIYPAPPADRIAIVSRLSDIGRQFEADGWLTLVRVRSLPDDPDNEGDVWVYVREAGDLFDGLAVLAVDEDEENAVFVHIDGTISPSDIGSLTRRFGDVDIDVDADIDRDVDIDDE; via the coding sequence ATGAGATCGCTGATTCTGAGCGCGCTCGCCGCGCTCGCCCTCCCCCTGGCCGTCCAGGCCCAACCGCGCCCCTTCGTGGTGGCCGACCTGGACGCCCTGTTCGACTCGGAGCCCCGCGTGGAAGTCAACCTCCGCGGCGCGCTCCTCCGCCTCGCCGCCGAGGCCACGCGCTCCGACGAGCCGGAGACGGCCGCGCTCATCGACGGGCTCCGCGGCGTCACCGTCCGCATCTACCCGGCCCCCCCGGCCGATCGGATCGCAATCGTTTCCCGACTCTCCGACATCGGTCGCCAGTTCGAGGCGGACGGTTGGCTCACGCTCGTCCGCGTCCGCTCGCTCCCCGACGACCCCGACAACGAGGGCGACGTCTGGGTCTACGTCCGCGAGGCCGGTGACCTCTTCGACGGGCTGGCCGTCCTCGCCGTCGACGAGGACGAGGAGAACGCCGTGTTCGTCCACATCGACGGGACCATCAGCCCCTCCGACATCGGCTCGCTCACCCGCCGCTTCGGCGACGTGGACATCGACGTCGACGCGGACATCGACCGGGACGTCGACATCGACGATGAGTAG
- a CDS encoding DUF4252 domain-containing protein, giving the protein MSSRVLALGLAAVLVLPGCVSLEMGRMKREIERDVEAAGTAEVGRGFAVALGRGTIGSSRFLTRLFAPSATEPYRALSRHVRQVKVARYDVTGSFDGRDVGRPSALDRYEADGWVSLVTVRDPEQAVWVLYREDARRLALTDLLAIALTDEDLVLTRLRGDLSSLVLDAAAMGAEGDLFGGAFDETGVFGPRDDEEADREDSTVDAAP; this is encoded by the coding sequence ATGAGTAGCCGAGTCCTTGCCCTCGGCCTCGCGGCGGTGCTCGTGCTCCCGGGCTGCGTCTCGCTCGAGATGGGCCGGATGAAGCGGGAGATCGAGCGAGACGTTGAGGCCGCCGGGACCGCCGAGGTCGGCCGCGGCTTCGCCGTCGCACTCGGCCGCGGGACCATCGGGTCGAGCCGGTTCCTCACCCGGCTGTTCGCCCCGAGCGCGACGGAGCCGTACCGCGCGCTCTCGCGCCACGTCCGCCAGGTGAAGGTGGCGCGGTACGACGTGACCGGGTCGTTCGACGGCCGCGACGTCGGTCGTCCGTCGGCGCTCGACCGGTACGAGGCCGACGGGTGGGTGTCGCTCGTGACGGTCCGAGACCCCGAACAGGCCGTCTGGGTCCTCTACCGGGAGGACGCCCGACGGCTCGCGCTCACCGACCTGCTGGCGATCGCCCTGACCGACGAGGACCTCGTGCTGACGCGGCTTCGCGGCGACCTCTCGTCGCTCGTGCTCGACGCGGCCGCGATGGGCGCAGAGGGCGACCTGTTCGGCGGCGCGTTCGACGAGACGGGCGTCTTCGGCCCGCGCGACGACGAGGAGGCCGATCGTGAGGATTCGACCGTCGACGCCGCCCCGTGA
- a CDS encoding phenylalanine--tRNA ligase beta subunit-related protein, giving the protein MTNSLFDPILDSARSIPGLAVGLLAARFERPLAETPTTPSITDSLRLDAEAVPLERDEAVRAAVRDLLRRDGYKPTGRGKPASEYLVKAAEGGFLRPINAAVDACNVVSLHSGLPISVVDLDRVRLPLSVGVGGPDDAYVFNTSGQEIRLAGLLGLRDADGFCANPVRDSQRTKTHDGTTQALSVIWAPDQLSGRLEAALAWYADLGRAAGAVVAVVTSDD; this is encoded by the coding sequence GTGACCAATTCGCTCTTCGACCCGATCCTCGACTCGGCCCGCTCGATCCCCGGGCTCGCCGTAGGCCTTCTCGCAGCGAGGTTCGAACGGCCGCTGGCGGAAACGCCGACGACGCCCTCGATCACGGACTCCCTCCGCCTCGACGCCGAGGCGGTCCCCCTCGAACGGGACGAGGCCGTGCGGGCAGCCGTCCGCGACCTCCTCCGCCGCGACGGCTACAAGCCGACCGGCCGCGGCAAGCCCGCGTCGGAGTACCTCGTGAAGGCCGCTGAGGGCGGATTTCTACGCCCGATCAACGCGGCCGTCGACGCCTGCAACGTGGTGTCCCTCCACAGCGGCCTCCCGATCTCGGTCGTGGATCTCGACCGTGTCCGCCTGCCGCTCTCGGTTGGCGTCGGTGGGCCGGATGATGCGTACGTGTTCAACACGAGTGGGCAGGAGATCCGACTGGCCGGCCTCCTGGGCCTCCGCGACGCCGACGGGTTCTGCGCCAACCCGGTGCGCGACAGCCAGCGGACCAAAACGCACGACGGCACCACGCAGGCGCTCTCCGTGATCTGGGCACCCGACCAGCTGTCAGGTCGACTCGAGGCCGCGCTCGCCTGGTACGCCGACCTCGGCCGAGCGGCGGGCGCCGTCGTGGCCGTCGTGACGTCCGACGATTGA
- a CDS encoding alpha-ketoacid dehydrogenase subunit alpha/beta, translating to MPRPLTEADRLARYRALRVPRAVEDKMLRLIRQNRLSKWFSGYGQEAIAVGCALAAEERDWLLPMHRNLGLWTTRGVPLRPLFCQLMGREGGFTKGRDRTFHFGLPEKRIVGMISHLAAMLPVADGLGLAAQLRGDDAVAIAFTGEGATREGDFHEALNLAAVWTLPVVFVVENNGYGLSTPTADALPVEDIADAAAGYGMPGEVVDGNDLDTVIAVVDDAIRRARRGEGPTLLEMKTFRVRGHEEASGTRYVPDGLITEWSRRDPIDRYRERLVESGVDPAGLDRIDAEVAAEIEEVAEWALTQPEVTSTPEREAADVFAPSKPAPSPAGRTLVEDDVRFIDALSAGLADALDADDTTLLMGQDVADYGGVFKVTAGFAERFGADRVRNTPIIESGALGCALGLAVDGYRPVVEMQYADFITCGFNQIVNNLATTHYRWGVPVPVTIRAPFGGGIGAGPFHSQSPEAWFCHVPGLKVVVPATPADAKGLIRSAIEDDNPVLVFEHKALYRSLRGPVPTGEHWVELGHARVVREGADLTLVTWGVGVQWALDLAGVLADEGAEVEVVDLRTLVPWDRERVLASVRKTNRLLVLHEAGRTGGFGGEVAAEVAEAAFVHLDAPPVRVGGADLPIPFSKAIEADVYSAQARLLGAARRVLAF from the coding sequence ATGCCCCGTCCTCTCACCGAGGCCGACCGACTCGCGCGGTACCGCGCCCTCCGCGTGCCGCGCGCGGTCGAGGACAAGATGCTCCGGCTGATCCGCCAGAACCGGCTCTCGAAGTGGTTCAGCGGCTACGGACAGGAGGCCATCGCGGTCGGGTGCGCCCTGGCGGCCGAGGAGCGCGACTGGCTCCTCCCCATGCACCGGAACCTCGGCCTGTGGACGACGCGTGGCGTGCCGCTCCGGCCGCTCTTCTGCCAGCTTATGGGACGGGAGGGCGGCTTCACCAAGGGCCGCGACCGGACCTTCCACTTTGGCCTGCCTGAGAAGCGGATCGTCGGGATGATCTCGCACCTCGCGGCGATGCTCCCAGTCGCCGACGGCCTCGGGCTGGCCGCGCAGCTTCGCGGCGACGACGCCGTCGCGATCGCGTTCACGGGCGAGGGGGCGACGCGGGAGGGCGACTTCCACGAGGCGCTGAACCTCGCGGCCGTCTGGACGCTTCCCGTCGTGTTCGTGGTCGAGAACAACGGCTATGGGCTCTCGACGCCGACCGCCGACGCGCTCCCGGTCGAAGACATCGCCGACGCTGCGGCGGGGTACGGGATGCCTGGGGAGGTCGTGGATGGGAACGATCTGGACACCGTTATTGCAGTCGTCGACGACGCCATCCGCCGCGCCAGGAGAGGGGAGGGGCCGACCCTCCTCGAGATGAAGACGTTCCGCGTCCGCGGCCACGAGGAGGCCTCGGGCACGCGGTACGTCCCGGACGGCCTCATCACGGAGTGGAGCCGCCGCGATCCCATCGACCGCTACCGCGAGCGACTCGTCGAGTCGGGCGTCGACCCCGCCGGCCTCGACCGGATTGACGCCGAGGTGGCCGCGGAGATCGAGGAGGTGGCCGAGTGGGCCCTGACCCAACCCGAGGTCACGTCGACTCCGGAGCGCGAGGCGGCCGACGTGTTCGCTCCCTCGAAGCCGGCGCCCTCGCCGGCCGGGCGAACGCTGGTCGAGGACGACGTCCGCTTTATCGACGCCCTCAGCGCGGGCCTCGCCGACGCCCTTGACGCCGATGACACCACGCTCCTCATGGGCCAGGACGTGGCCGACTACGGCGGCGTGTTCAAGGTCACGGCCGGCTTCGCCGAGCGGTTCGGCGCCGACCGGGTCCGGAACACCCCCATCATCGAGAGCGGCGCGCTCGGGTGCGCCCTCGGCCTCGCCGTCGACGGCTACCGGCCCGTGGTCGAGATGCAGTACGCCGACTTCATCACATGCGGGTTCAACCAGATCGTCAACAACCTCGCGACGACGCACTACCGGTGGGGCGTGCCGGTGCCGGTCACGATCCGCGCGCCGTTCGGCGGCGGCATCGGCGCCGGGCCGTTCCACAGCCAGAGCCCGGAGGCGTGGTTCTGCCACGTGCCCGGCCTCAAGGTCGTCGTCCCGGCCACGCCGGCCGACGCGAAGGGCCTCATCCGGAGCGCGATCGAGGACGACAACCCGGTCCTCGTGTTCGAGCACAAGGCGCTCTACCGCTCGCTCCGCGGCCCCGTGCCGACCGGCGAGCACTGGGTCGAGCTCGGGCACGCACGCGTCGTCCGGGAGGGTGCCGACCTGACGCTCGTGACGTGGGGCGTCGGCGTCCAATGGGCCCTCGACCTGGCCGGCGTCCTCGCCGACGAGGGAGCCGAGGTCGAGGTGGTCGACCTCCGCACGCTCGTGCCGTGGGACCGCGAGAGGGTGCTCGCGTCGGTCCGCAAGACGAACCGGCTCCTCGTGCTCCACGAGGCCGGGCGGACGGGCGGGTTCGGGGGCGAGGTCGCCGCCGAGGTCGCGGAGGCCGCCTTCGTCCACCTCGACGCCCCGCCGGTCCGGGTCGGCGGCGCGGACCTGCCGATCCCCTTTTCGAAGGCGATCGAGGCGGACGTGTACTCGGCCCAGGCGCGTCTGCTGGGCGCCGCGCGCCGGGTGCTCGCGTTCTAG
- a CDS encoding sugar transferase has product MSRRIEILALVLGDALATAAALAVVVGGEPAWNWLPAVAGTRFVTGALLVVSWLLLFAFSGLYAERYARGRLDELGTLAKVVVFGCLALLFGLVVDQLEARELRVAIGGYALAQFVAVGSARMVVRAVQRALVVRGYGRHRAVVVGWSDRVETLYHDLARYPAANIEIVGAVRLTAPTSVPVLAEAGYDDLEDAPVHISARFPGGDALPAGAIEVTAAGAPRAAVAELPGLIDRLRVQDVIIALGTEDHDTLDEVLRVCDGKPVTLKLVPDFYAAVGGMARTEHTYGLPLIEVLPEPMPAWERRTKRIVDAVVSALVLVVGAPVWLALAGLVRATSPGPAIFRQTRVGRHGKPFTMLKFRTMVDDAERHTGPVWAEHGDKRITPVGRWLRKLRLDEIPQMWNVLVGQMSLVGPRPERPYFVEQLVDRIPLYSRRHRVQPGVTGLAQVKWRYDTDLDDVRQKLKYDLFYIETMSLGLDAKILFRTVRTALAGEGQ; this is encoded by the coding sequence TTGTCTCGTCGCATTGAGATCCTCGCCCTCGTCCTGGGGGACGCCCTCGCCACCGCCGCCGCGCTCGCCGTGGTTGTGGGCGGAGAACCGGCCTGGAACTGGCTCCCGGCCGTCGCCGGCACCCGTTTCGTCACGGGTGCGCTGCTGGTCGTGTCGTGGCTGTTGCTGTTCGCCTTCTCGGGCCTTTATGCCGAGCGCTACGCCCGCGGCCGACTCGACGAACTCGGGACGCTCGCCAAGGTCGTCGTATTCGGCTGCCTCGCGCTCCTTTTCGGCCTGGTCGTCGATCAGCTGGAGGCCCGCGAGTTGCGCGTCGCCATCGGCGGCTACGCGCTCGCGCAGTTCGTGGCGGTCGGGAGCGCTCGGATGGTGGTCCGCGCCGTCCAGCGGGCCCTCGTCGTTCGCGGCTACGGGCGACACAGGGCCGTCGTCGTCGGATGGTCGGACCGCGTCGAGACGCTCTACCACGACCTCGCGCGGTATCCGGCGGCCAACATCGAGATCGTCGGGGCGGTCCGCCTGACTGCGCCCACCTCAGTCCCCGTCCTCGCCGAGGCGGGCTACGACGACCTCGAGGACGCGCCCGTCCACATCTCCGCGCGCTTCCCCGGCGGGGATGCGCTCCCGGCCGGCGCCATCGAGGTGACGGCCGCCGGCGCCCCGCGCGCGGCCGTCGCGGAGCTCCCCGGCCTCATCGATCGGCTCCGCGTACAGGACGTCATCATCGCGCTGGGCACGGAGGACCACGACACGCTCGACGAGGTCCTCCGCGTCTGTGATGGCAAGCCGGTCACCCTGAAGCTGGTCCCCGACTTCTACGCCGCCGTCGGCGGGATGGCGCGGACGGAGCACACGTATGGCCTCCCACTCATCGAAGTCCTCCCGGAGCCGATGCCGGCGTGGGAGCGGCGGACCAAGCGGATCGTCGACGCGGTCGTGAGCGCGCTCGTGCTCGTCGTCGGCGCGCCGGTCTGGCTGGCCCTCGCGGGCCTCGTGCGGGCCACCTCGCCCGGCCCGGCCATCTTCCGCCAGACGCGCGTCGGGAGGCATGGCAAGCCGTTCACGATGCTCAAGTTCCGGACGATGGTCGACGACGCCGAGCGCCACACGGGGCCGGTCTGGGCCGAGCACGGCGACAAGCGGATCACGCCCGTCGGGCGGTGGCTCCGCAAGCTCCGCCTCGACGAGATCCCCCAGATGTGGAACGTCCTCGTCGGGCAGATGAGCCTCGTCGGGCCGCGCCCCGAGCGCCCCTATTTCGTGGAGCAGCTGGTTGACCGGATCCCGCTCTACAGCCGCCGGCACCGCGTACAGCCCGGCGTGACGGGCCTCGCCCAGGTCAAGTGGCGCTACGACACCGACCTCGACGACGTCCGTCAGAAGCTGAAGTACGACCTGTTCTACATCGAGACGATGAGCCTCGGGCTCGACGCGAAGATCCTGTTCCGGACGGTCCGGACGGCCCTCGCCGGCGAGGGGCAGTAG
- a CDS encoding capsule assembly Wzi family protein, producing MRWTAAVALLLLPLAARAQPEIVPAEHRVYDWLADQRAAGALPEYRHETLPFDRAEVRRHLDSLAAHPARLGASGRFWLDEFRREFFEPLDRVHSYAGDGRAAFLDPDAERTFGFFRDSTWRVSIWGEGVVEGRAADDDLTPGGLARSAQLTFEASYMNRVGLYTSTLSGTQMTGSAQVLASDPVLAPLYYVSRDPTNIAGPFDRTTASLRVVGGPFSAEIANERLRYGASVDAPVVLADGADYLPFVRLGLMGRSVTVQAVHAALSSPSRFVVDDPVEGDVFLDAPQRYLALHRLEVQPTGWWTWAYTDMAVYGRRGPELAYLNPLFPAKAAEHALYDRDNTLFSLETTVRPIRGLEGNFTWLVDDLATATLGDGDYGNKWAIQTGLKLALPRTGATLFGEYVRIEPYTYSHRFQEDGFYFNSYIHNGFGLGHPLGPNADQWLVGLSAWMPYRARLRLSGRYVRKGENFLADDGTLVNVGGDVRIGEPPEDGRKAFLAGELYRGPGIRAAVELEPARGVALRFYGDVQYWDEQPTELFLRLGLAVRP from the coding sequence ATGCGCTGGACCGCCGCGGTCGCCCTGCTCCTCCTCCCGCTCGCCGCGCGCGCTCAGCCCGAGATCGTCCCCGCCGAGCACCGCGTGTACGACTGGCTAGCGGACCAGCGCGCGGCCGGCGCCCTCCCCGAGTACCGCCACGAGACGCTGCCATTCGACCGGGCCGAGGTCCGCCGCCATCTCGACAGCCTCGCGGCCCACCCCGCCCGCCTCGGGGCCTCGGGCCGGTTCTGGCTCGACGAGTTCCGCCGCGAGTTCTTCGAGCCACTCGACCGCGTCCACAGCTACGCCGGCGACGGGCGGGCCGCGTTCCTCGACCCCGACGCCGAGCGGACGTTCGGCTTCTTCCGGGACTCGACGTGGCGCGTGTCGATCTGGGGGGAAGGTGTCGTCGAAGGCCGGGCGGCGGACGACGACCTCACGCCCGGCGGGCTCGCCCGCAGCGCCCAACTCACGTTCGAGGCGAGCTACATGAATCGCGTCGGACTCTACACGAGCACGCTCTCGGGCACGCAGATGACCGGGAGCGCGCAGGTCCTGGCGTCCGACCCGGTCCTCGCCCCCCTGTATTACGTCTCACGGGACCCGACCAACATCGCCGGGCCGTTCGACCGGACGACGGCGTCGCTCCGCGTGGTCGGAGGCCCGTTCTCGGCCGAGATCGCCAACGAGCGCCTCCGCTACGGAGCCTCCGTCGACGCGCCCGTGGTGCTGGCCGATGGGGCCGACTACCTCCCGTTCGTCCGCCTCGGACTGATGGGGCGGAGCGTGACGGTCCAGGCCGTGCACGCCGCGCTGAGCAGCCCGTCTCGCTTTGTGGTCGACGATCCCGTCGAGGGCGACGTGTTCCTCGACGCCCCGCAGCGCTACCTCGCGCTCCACCGTCTGGAGGTCCAGCCGACCGGCTGGTGGACGTGGGCCTACACCGACATGGCCGTCTACGGCCGCCGGGGGCCGGAGCTCGCCTACCTCAACCCCCTGTTCCCCGCGAAGGCCGCCGAGCACGCGCTCTACGACCGCGACAACACGCTCTTCTCGCTCGAGACCACCGTCCGCCCCATCCGTGGCCTTGAGGGCAACTTCACCTGGCTCGTGGACGACCTCGCGACGGCCACACTCGGCGACGGCGACTACGGTAACAAGTGGGCGATCCAGACGGGCCTCAAGCTGGCGTTGCCGCGAACCGGTGCCACTCTATTCGGAGAGTACGTCCGGATCGAGCCGTACACGTACAGCCACCGGTTTCAGGAAGACGGGTTCTATTTCAACTCGTACATCCATAATGGCTTCGGGCTGGGCCACCCGCTGGGTCCCAACGCCGATCAATGGCTCGTCGGCCTCAGCGCGTGGATGCCGTACCGGGCCCGGCTCCGCCTGTCGGGCCGCTACGTCCGGAAGGGCGAGAACTTCCTGGCGGACGACGGGACCCTCGTCAACGTCGGCGGGGACGTCCGGATCGGGGAGCCGCCCGAGGACGGCCGGAAGGCGTTCCTGGCGGGCGAGCTCTACCGAGGACCCGGGATCCGGGCCGCCGTCGAGCTCGAGCCCGCGCGGGGCGTCGCCCTTCGGTTCTACGGCGACGTCCAGTACTGGGACGAGCAGCCGACGGAGCTCTTCCTCCGCCTCGGCCTCGCCGTTCGCCCCTGA
- a CDS encoding DUF2156 domain-containing protein: MPGLATWRSEWGAEVEYGEVRSWGRVRVAAGAPSGPVERRPEAADAFERDANHAGARVLWFAVGDPADVGPDKPSVVIGAEPVWDAGRWPEVIQGKASVRAQVNRARNKGLMAEAWPTAQVRASAELRAVLADWLDRRGLPPLAFLADPFVLDDPGDRQFVVATRDGRVAGYLVLRPGDETFIEWIIRTRDAPNGTAAFLLDAAIRRFSPDVPFTLGLVPLSTFAPLSEHAPDLLVRALLKWTRAHATRFYNFDGLQRFKAKFVPDHWRPLYLVTDGRPITVFTFHDVAAAFALPRGPTRFVARALLDAAVDEVQTARRWLRERVSGRP; this comes from the coding sequence ATGCCCGGCCTCGCGACCTGGCGGAGCGAGTGGGGCGCCGAGGTCGAGTACGGGGAAGTCCGGTCCTGGGGCCGCGTCCGCGTCGCCGCCGGGGCGCCGTCCGGACCGGTCGAGCGGCGTCCAGAGGCGGCCGACGCGTTCGAGCGGGACGCGAACCACGCCGGCGCGCGGGTGCTGTGGTTCGCGGTTGGAGACCCGGCCGACGTCGGGCCGGACAAACCGTCCGTCGTGATCGGAGCCGAGCCGGTGTGGGACGCCGGCCGGTGGCCGGAGGTGATCCAGGGCAAAGCCTCGGTCCGCGCCCAGGTCAACCGGGCGCGCAACAAGGGGCTGATGGCCGAGGCGTGGCCGACGGCGCAGGTGCGCGCCTCGGCGGAGCTCCGGGCCGTCCTGGCCGACTGGCTCGACCGCCGCGGCCTCCCCCCGCTCGCCTTCCTCGCCGACCCGTTCGTGCTCGACGACCCCGGAGACCGCCAGTTCGTGGTCGCGACGCGGGACGGTCGGGTCGCCGGCTACCTCGTGCTCCGGCCCGGGGACGAGACGTTCATCGAGTGGATCATCCGGACTCGCGACGCGCCCAACGGGACCGCAGCGTTTCTGCTCGACGCCGCCATCCGCCGGTTCTCTCCGGACGTCCCCTTCACCCTCGGCCTCGTCCCCCTCTCGACGTTCGCGCCGCTGTCTGAACACGCGCCGGACCTCCTCGTCCGCGCGCTGCTGAAGTGGACGCGCGCCCACGCGACGCGCTTCTACAACTTCGACGGGCTCCAGCGCTTCAAGGCCAAGTTCGTCCCGGACCACTGGCGACCGCTCTACCTCGTCACCGACGGCCGGCCGATCACCGTGTTCACGTTCCACGACGTGGCGGCGGCGTTCGCGCTCCCCCGCGGCCCGACGCGATTCGTGGCGAGGGCGCTGCTGGACGCCGCCGTCGACGAGGTTCAGACCGCTCGGCGGTGGCTCCGAGAGCGCGTCAGCGGCCGGCCCTGA
- a CDS encoding PorV/PorQ family protein, which yields MIAFSRLGVLAVVALSLAAAPSAQTTVKYGADFLASGVGARALGMGGAYVAHANDVTAGYWNVAGLDGIAAPEAAYMHAERFDGAVAFDYAAVAYPLSSRSTIGVSFVRSAVDDIANTLDAYDPATGQINPDDVTYFSAADNALFVSYARGISDKLSIGASAKVIRRGVGDFASAWGYSLDVGAQLDLGRVRLGLNVQDAPGMIQSWSVDVDRFAEVDEESRPVGLTERVLPVARLGAATVAPLSDDVGLTLAADVDLGFDGQSANVLDLGDGAVSFRPRLGAELTFRDILAFRAGIADVATSEDFGTQITPAVGAGVKLGPLAVDYGFGDFGGLASELGYAHRVSLAYRFGTPAPPAP from the coding sequence ATGATCGCATTCTCGCGCCTCGGCGTGCTCGCCGTCGTCGCCCTCAGTCTCGCCGCGGCACCGTCCGCGCAGACGACCGTCAAGTACGGCGCCGACTTTCTCGCTTCGGGTGTTGGCGCCCGGGCTCTCGGCATGGGTGGCGCCTACGTGGCGCATGCCAATGACGTGACGGCCGGCTACTGGAACGTCGCCGGCCTCGACGGGATCGCCGCCCCAGAGGCCGCCTACATGCACGCGGAGCGGTTCGACGGCGCCGTCGCGTTCGACTACGCCGCGGTGGCCTACCCGCTCTCGTCGCGGTCCACGATCGGCGTCTCGTTCGTCCGCTCGGCCGTCGACGACATCGCCAACACGCTCGACGCGTACGACCCGGCGACGGGCCAGATCAACCCGGACGACGTCACGTACTTCTCGGCGGCCGACAACGCGCTGTTCGTGTCGTACGCCCGCGGGATCAGCGACAAGCTGTCCATCGGCGCCTCCGCCAAGGTCATCCGCCGCGGGGTGGGCGACTTCGCCAGTGCGTGGGGCTACTCGCTCGACGTCGGCGCGCAGCTCGACCTCGGCCGCGTCCGCCTCGGGCTCAACGTGCAGGACGCCCCGGGCATGATCCAGTCGTGGTCCGTCGACGTCGACCGGTTCGCCGAGGTGGACGAGGAGAGCCGGCCGGTCGGGCTGACGGAACGGGTGCTCCCCGTCGCCCGCCTCGGGGCCGCGACGGTCGCCCCGCTGTCGGACGACGTCGGCCTGACCCTCGCCGCGGACGTCGACCTCGGGTTCGACGGGCAGTCCGCGAACGTGCTGGACCTCGGCGACGGCGCCGTCTCGTTCCGCCCGCGCCTCGGCGCCGAGCTCACCTTCCGGGACATCCTCGCCTTCCGCGCCGGCATCGCCGACGTGGCGACGAGCGAGGACTTCGGGACGCAGATCACGCCGGCCGTCGGCGCCGGCGTCAAGCTGGGGCCGCTCGCGGTCGACTACGGATTCGGCGATTTTGGCGGCCTGGCGAGCGAACTGGGCTACGCACACCGCGTCTCGCTGGCGTATCGTTTCGGTACGCCCGCTCCCCCCGCCCCCTAG
- a CDS encoding DinB family protein produces MPDLKAPYVESRDRLHALIDGLSDDAFNARPSEKSWSAGECVVHLNKIAKGYLPVMEAAVADPSAPRGEGPFRYGWLSRRFIASVRPGSRNLPTAGAMKPPEAAGLRSDIDRARAVERFDADVDRYLAVIDASEGLDLGRIKIASPFLSLLRLPLGAFLDAMGQHSLRHVLQAERAVAATRGA; encoded by the coding sequence ATGCCCGATCTCAAGGCCCCCTACGTCGAGTCCCGAGACCGGCTGCACGCGCTGATCGATGGGCTGTCGGACGACGCGTTCAATGCGAGGCCGTCCGAGAAGAGCTGGTCGGCTGGGGAGTGCGTTGTCCACCTCAACAAAATTGCGAAGGGGTACCTCCCGGTGATGGAGGCGGCCGTCGCCGATCCGAGCGCGCCGAGAGGGGAGGGGCCGTTCCGCTACGGCTGGCTGAGCCGCCGGTTCATCGCCTCCGTCAGGCCGGGCTCGCGCAACCTCCCGACGGCCGGGGCCATGAAGCCGCCCGAGGCGGCCGGCCTCCGCTCGGACATCGACCGCGCGCGCGCCGTCGAGCGGTTCGACGCCGACGTCGATCGGTACCTCGCGGTGATCGACGCGAGCGAGGGGCTCGACCTGGGGCGGATCAAGATCGCGTCGCCGTTCCTGTCGCTCCTTCGACTCCCGCTCGGCGCGTTTCTCGACGCGATGGGGCAGCACAGCCTCCGTCACGTCCTCCAAGCGGAGCGCGCCGTGGCCGCGACGAGGGGCGCCTGA